GGCGGTGTCGGCCTCGCGCCCGATGAGCGCCACGCAGCCCGAGTCGGTGAGCATGTGGCGCTGCCGCTCCGGTGGGCTCTGCCCGTCCAGAGGAACCACCACCGCGCCCGCCCGCAGGATGCCGAGCATGGCGCAGACCAGCTGCCAGGACCGCGGCAGGCACACCGCGACCGCGTCGCCCGGGCCGACGCCGGACCGGCGCAGTCCCTCGGCGACCGCGGCGCTGGCGGCGGCCAGTTCGGCGTAGTCCAGCCGCCGGTCGCCATCGACCACCGCAACGGCGTCTGGCGTCTGGTCGGCCTGGGCCAGCACCGCTTTCGCCAGTGACTGGGACATCGGCTGGTTCACGATCCGTGCCTCACCGATTCGCTCAGCCCTGCCGTTTCGCTCAGCCCTGCCGATTCGCTCAGCCCCACCGATTCGCTCAGCCCTGCCGTTTCGCTCAGCCCCACCGAATCGGGTCTGACCGAATCGGACCCGACCGAAGCGGACCCGACCTCATCAGGCCGTGACAGGCAGTCCAGCTCCCGGCCGATCAGCGCGGCCACCCCCCGCACCTCGTCGGTCTCCAGGATCTCCCAGTGATCGCAGTCCACCACCTCCACAGCCAGGCCCTGACCGGCCCGGCGCTGCCAGAACTCCAGCGCCTGCCGGACCGAGGCCTCGTCCCGGTTGGCGACTGCCTGCAGCAGCACCAGCCGGGCCGGCGACGGCGGTGTCAGGTAGTCGCGCATGCTCAGCCGGTTGTGGTTGTAGACCCGGAAGTACTGCTCGATCTGGGAGTCCTCGATGCCCGGGTACATGCCGTTGAACTTAATCAGCTTGTCCCGGAACTCCGGCAGCTCCACCGGCTCGATCTCGGCACGTTCGGCCGGGTCGTCGGTGCCCTGAGTGTCCAGCAGCAGCACGCTGACCCTGGTGTTGCCGGCTAGCGCCAACCTGCGTCCCATCTCATAGGCCACCAGCCCGCCGTAGGACAGCCCGGTCAGCACCAGCGGCCCGTCGAGCATCGGCTCGATCAGCCGCAGGTAGGCCTCGGCCATCGCCTCCACCGTGGGCAGAAAGGCCTCGCCGGGATTCACCCCCGGCGACTGGATGCCGTACACCCCGAACGCCGCGGGCAGTGCCTTGGCCAGCGACAGATAACAGAACGCGGTGCCGCCGGCGGGGTGCACGCACACCACCCGCCGGTGGGCCTGGCCAGGCTCGGCATCGCCCGGCCGGAACTCGATCAGGTTTCCGGGCGGGCCGCCGGCGCCCCGGCGCAACCGGGCTGCCAGCGCCTCGATACTCGGGTGCGCCACGATCTCTGAGATCGGCAGCCGCTGGCCGAACGCCTCGTTGATGGCGTGGGCCAGCTTGATGGCCGAGATGGAGCTGCCGCCGACGTCGAAGAAGCTGTCGGAGATGCCGATGTCGGGCTGCAGCAGCAGCCGTTCCCAGATCTTGTAGAGGGTCAGCTCGACGTGGTCGCGCGGGCTGGCCTGGTTGACCTGCATCGGCGCGTCGGCCAGCCCCTGGCGCAGCAGCGCCGCGCGGTCGAGCTTGCCGTTGGCGGTCCGCGGCAACTCCGCCAGCTCCAGGAACACCGCCGGGATCATGTAACCGGGCAGCTGCCGGGACAGCGCCTCCCGCCATTCGGCCGGCTGCTGCGCCGAGGCCTCGCCGCGCGCGACAGCGGCCACCAGCCGTGGTTCGGCGCCGCTCTCATCGAGCAGGACGGCCGCCTCGCGCACGCCGGGCTGCTCGCGCAGCACCGCCTCCACCTCCCCGAGCTCGACCCGGAAGCCGCGCAGCTTGACCTGGTGATCGCGGCGCCCGGCATAGCAGAGATCGCCGTCTGGCAACCGCCGGCCCAGGTCGCCGGTGCGATACATCCGCTCGCCCGGCACGAAGGGGTCCGGCACGAACCGCTCGGCGGTCTGGCCTGGCCGGCCGAGGTAGCCGCGGGCCACGCCGGCGCCGCCGATGTAGATCTCGGCCGCCACCCCGATCGGCACCGGCCGCAGCCGCTCGTCCAGCAGGTAGATGCGGGTGTTGTCCAGCGGCCGGCCGATCGGGCACTGGCGAGCCAGCGGTCGGGGGTCGAGATAGGCGCTGCTGTAGACGGCGGTCTCGGTGGGGCCATAGCCGTTGAGCACGCGCAGCCCTGGCAGCTCCTGGCACATCCGGTGCAGCGCCAGCTCGGGCAGCGGCTCGACCCCGACCAGCAGTTGGCGCAGCGCCAGCCCGGACAACCGCTCGGCGGGCGCCTCGTCGATCCATGTGACGTAGGCCGGCGGCAGGTAGGCCTGTTCGATCCGATGCTCGCGCAACCAGGCCATCAGCGCCTCGGGATCGACCCGGACCTCCTCCGGCGCCAGGTGCAGCGCGCCACCGCTGGTCAACGGCAGCAGGATCTCCTGCACCGAGACGTCGAAGCCGATGCTGGACCACAGGGCCGCCGCCGCGCCGGGCGCCGGGCCCAGCCGGGCCAGCCAGTGGTCGAGCAGGGTGGTGACGCTGGCGTGGCTGACCGCGACGCCCTTGGGC
The sequence above is drawn from the Jatrophihabitans sp. genome and encodes:
- a CDS encoding amino acid adenylation domain-containing protein — protein: MNAYELLELFHHHAVGLEVADGKLRLTAPKGFLTPDRLAALKRNKQQLIAILSGDAQPGAGRLNRRPPSDAPLPLSSSQRQLWYLDQLSPGNPFYNNPSAFEITGELDLTALRRAVSEVVRRHESLRTVFPLVDGEPCQQVLPAGPAPMTLTDLTGLPAPERLERARQITEADARAPFDLATGPLLRTSLLKLGPQQYRWLLNVHHIVADGWSIGILVHEVGQLYGAYLQDRPSPLPELAVQYPDYALWQREREPGDALEYWASRLADAPTLLALPTDRPRPAAQRFQGGRLYVTADAGTLRGLHALSRAGEATLFMTLMASLSVLLWRYSGQDDVCVGTPFANRDSSELEQLIGHFINTVVIRSQLAPGQPFSELLGQVRHRVLEAYAHADQPFEQLVQALRPERHASYSPLFQVMLVLQNMPLGEQELPGLALRPLETSTGAARFDLALEVTERGGELELLFEYDSDLFEPATIARMAAHFVRLLKQVSRDPHRPIGELELLSAAERQHELYGYNAAPHAAALSVAAPDALAGPAGLVERFEVQASRFPAQLAVVSRGQSLDYATLDRRANRLAAALIGRGVGPDQLVGLCMQRSVELVVGILGILKAGAGYLPLDPALPAERLAGMVADAQPALVLTDSAPTDSAPTDSALTDSALTDSAPVGGTPLAALEAEGGREDRPGVAVHPANLAYVIYTSGSTGRPKGVAVSHASVTTLLDHWLARLGPAPGAAAALWSSIGFDVSVQEILLPLTSGGALHLAPEEVRVDPEALMAWLREHRIEQAYLPPAYVTWIDEAPAERLSGLALRQLLVGVEPLPELALHRMCQELPGLRVLNGYGPTETAVYSSAYLDPRPLARQCPIGRPLDNTRIYLLDERLRPVPIGVAAEIYIGGAGVARGYLGRPGQTAERFVPDPFVPGERMYRTGDLGRRLPDGDLCYAGRRDHQVKLRGFRVELGEVEAVLREQPGVREAAVLLDESGAEPRLVAAVARGEASAQQPAEWREALSRQLPGYMIPAVFLELAELPRTANGKLDRAALLRQGLADAPMQVNQASPRDHVELTLYKIWERLLLQPDIGISDSFFDVGGSSISAIKLAHAINEAFGQRLPISEIVAHPSIEALAARLRRGAGGPPGNLIEFRPGDAEPGQAHRRVVCVHPAGGTAFCYLSLAKALPAAFGVYGIQSPGVNPGEAFLPTVEAMAEAYLRLIEPMLDGPLVLTGLSYGGLVAYEMGRRLALAGNTRVSVLLLDTQGTDDPAERAEIEPVELPEFRDKLIKFNGMYPGIEDSQIEQYFRVYNHNRLSMRDYLTPPSPARLVLLQAVANRDEASVRQALEFWQRRAGQGLAVEVVDCDHWEILETDEVRGVAALIGRELDCLSRPDEVGSASVGSDSVRPDSVGLSETAGLSESVGLSESAGLSETAGLSESVRHGS